One Clostridium sp. CM027 genomic window carries:
- a CDS encoding VanW family protein: MKKKAIIVLGILVLLGAIIFTSYSYFKVKQWDSLILPKIKIENEDLTGKTKEQAQIIMKEKYSSKVIKKKITIVNEDKKYTLDYSMLDAKYNIDEAIKQAMSYGSDMNMLQRYKAIKNPDDKQIKLTFEYNDKAVDKILEEMTKDINKDPVNATITMVSSGNFSVTSDAYGKQLESVKLKKEIKSKINGLLSGDDISITAPVKKLSPKVTEASLNAINTKISSYSTNFASSQEGRATNIELSTKSINGTLLMPGDVFSFNGIVGERTAARGYKTAGVIVGDKLEQGLGGGICQVSSTLYNAMLTTEILSVERIHHTISSGYIPKGQDATVDYGNLDYKFKNTFEYPIYIEGVISNRNLSFNIYSNSTLTKRTYEIVSEVLEVTQPKTETIQDPTKYEDEKEIVKTGYAGFKVKVYRKTYENGKLIGTQVINNDTFNVINGTIKVGTKKRA; encoded by the coding sequence ATGAAGAAAAAAGCAATTATAGTATTAGGAATTTTAGTGTTGTTAGGTGCAATTATATTTACTAGCTACTCTTATTTTAAAGTAAAACAATGGGATTCTTTGATTTTACCTAAAATCAAAATAGAAAATGAAGACTTAACAGGTAAAACTAAGGAGCAAGCCCAAATAATAATGAAGGAAAAGTACTCAAGTAAGGTGATTAAGAAAAAAATTACAATAGTAAATGAAGATAAAAAATATACCTTGGACTATTCAATGCTAGACGCAAAATATAATATTGATGAAGCTATAAAGCAGGCAATGAGCTATGGAAGTGACATGAATATGTTACAAAGATATAAAGCTATTAAAAATCCTGATGATAAGCAAATAAAGCTGACCTTTGAATATAATGATAAGGCTGTTGATAAAATATTAGAGGAAATGACAAAAGATATAAATAAAGATCCAGTAAATGCAACTATAACTATGGTTAGCAGTGGAAACTTTAGTGTTACAAGTGACGCTTATGGAAAGCAGTTAGAATCAGTAAAATTGAAAAAAGAAATTAAAAGTAAAATAAATGGTCTTCTCTCGGGAGATGATATAAGTATCACGGCTCCAGTAAAGAAATTAAGTCCTAAAGTTACGGAAGCTTCCTTAAATGCGATAAATACAAAAATTTCAAGCTATAGTACGAACTTTGCAAGTTCACAAGAAGGCAGAGCTACAAATATAGAGTTGTCTACTAAAAGTATAAATGGGACACTACTTATGCCAGGAGATGTCTTTAGCTTTAATGGAATTGTAGGAGAGAGAACTGCAGCAAGAGGATATAAAACCGCTGGCGTAATTGTTGGAGATAAATTAGAGCAAGGGTTAGGTGGGGGAATATGCCAGGTTTCATCTACTCTGTATAATGCAATGCTTACAACTGAAATTCTTTCTGTAGAAAGAATTCATCATACAATTTCTTCGGGTTATATCCCAAAAGGACAAGATGCTACAGTTGATTATGGCAATCTAGATTATAAGTTTAAAAACACATTTGAGTATCCAATATACATTGAAGGTGTTATATCAAACAGAAATCTCTCATTTAACATTTATTCTAATTCCACATTAACTAAAAGAACTTATGAAATTGTAAGTGAAGTATTGGAAGTTACTCAGCCAAAGACCGAAACAATACAAGATCCAACTAAGTACGAGGATGAAAAAGAAATTGTTAAGACGGGTTATGCAGGATTTAAAGTCAAAGTGTATAGAAAAACTTACGAAAATGGTAAGCTAATTGGTACACAGGTTATAAATAATGATACATTCAACGTTATTAATGGAACTATAAAAGTTGGTACTAAGAAGAGAGCATAA
- a CDS encoding Cof-type HAD-IIB family hydrolase produces the protein MDYKLICIDMDGTLLNDKKTISERNLSAIRLANKKGVKIAVCTGRIFASADFFSDLLGVKSPVIAANGAYIREKDRDEVVYNEALGVEKCEKLLSVFKKYEIYPHFYTKDMIFTENLTYSTSFYAGVNKTLPKDKQIKVVLVKEWNEIFKKYETEIFKGIGVDEDTEKIRKAKISLRDMDNFEVVSSHFDNFEVTNKGVSKGNAVKILADYYGINREQVICIGDSENDLSMIKIAGLGVAMGNGDGFVKEAAKYITDTNNNDGVAKVIEKFVLEV, from the coding sequence ATGGATTACAAATTGATATGTATAGATATGGATGGTACACTTCTAAATGATAAAAAAACTATTAGTGAAAGGAATCTTAGCGCTATAAGGCTAGCTAATAAAAAGGGCGTAAAGATTGCGGTATGTACGGGAAGAATTTTTGCCTCTGCTGATTTTTTCTCGGATCTCTTGGGAGTTAAATCACCGGTAATAGCTGCGAATGGTGCTTATATTAGGGAAAAAGATAGAGATGAAGTAGTTTACAATGAAGCGTTAGGTGTGGAAAAATGCGAAAAACTGCTATCTGTGTTTAAAAAGTATGAGATTTATCCGCATTTTTATACGAAAGACATGATTTTTACGGAAAATTTAACATATTCTACATCTTTTTATGCGGGAGTTAATAAAACACTACCAAAGGATAAGCAGATCAAAGTAGTGCTCGTGAAGGAGTGGAATGAGATATTTAAGAAATATGAAACTGAAATTTTTAAAGGTATAGGGGTAGATGAGGATACAGAAAAAATCCGAAAAGCAAAAATATCATTAAGAGATATGGATAATTTTGAAGTGGTAAGCTCTCATTTCGATAATTTTGAAGTAACAAATAAGGGAGTATCAAAGGGAAATGCGGTTAAGATTTTAGCTGATTATTATGGAATAAATCGTGAACAGGTTATTTGTATAGGAGATAGTGAAAATGACTTATCTATGATTAAAATTGCAGGACTTGGAGTTGCTATGGGAAATGGAGATGGGTTCGTGAAAGAAGCTGCAAAATATATTACTGATACTAATAATAACGATGGAGTAGCGAAGGTTATTGAGAAATTTGTGCTAGAAGTGTAA
- a CDS encoding SDR family oxidoreductase — protein sequence MNFKDKNIILTGASSGIGNEVLKRLGVYNANVIAVGRNVEKINNFGSYVIPYSCDVSNKEEMDKLFEYAIATLGHVDIFIANAGFAYCEEILEPDWGHIEDIFKTNVISPIYAFEKMKKLNKGKEYHVAITCSAVSKVPLPGYSLYCSTKSAIDGFGRVHNYEIRDKGRLSLIYPIATSTNFFKRAGDKAPVPWPVQTAVKVAESIIKGIEKNKKSIYPSKAYAVTLGLNRILPFLYPIYARIQAKKFIKWIENKA from the coding sequence ATGAATTTTAAAGATAAGAATATTATACTCACAGGTGCCTCTTCGGGTATAGGCAATGAGGTATTAAAAAGGTTAGGTGTGTATAATGCAAATGTAATAGCAGTTGGTAGAAATGTAGAAAAAATAAATAACTTCGGATCCTATGTAATACCATATTCCTGTGATGTATCTAATAAGGAAGAGATGGATAAGCTGTTTGAATATGCAATAGCTACTTTAGGTCATGTGGATATATTTATAGCTAATGCAGGTTTTGCCTATTGTGAAGAAATACTTGAGCCAGATTGGGGTCACATTGAAGATATATTTAAAACTAATGTAATTTCCCCTATTTATGCTTTTGAAAAAATGAAAAAACTCAATAAAGGAAAAGAATATCATGTAGCCATTACCTGTTCGGCTGTTAGTAAAGTCCCTTTACCAGGATATTCCTTATACTGTTCTACCAAAAGTGCAATAGATGGCTTTGGACGCGTCCATAATTATGAAATTAGAGATAAAGGCAGACTTTCACTAATTTATCCTATTGCTACAAGTACTAACTTTTTTAAAAGAGCTGGAGATAAAGCACCAGTACCTTGGCCAGTTCAGACAGCAGTTAAAGTTGCTGAAAGCATAATAAAAGGTATTGAAAAAAACAAAAAATCTATATATCCATCAAAGGCATATGCAGTCACCCTTGGCCTTAATAGAATATTACCCTTTTTATATCCCATTTATGCTAGAATTCAAGCAAAAAAATTTATTAAATGGATAGAAAATAAAGCCTAA
- a CDS encoding acyl-CoA reductase — MRIEYTVGKTILEKDINGLKLELNCTDEEQIISEIKRLNSNKKAAHDISTERTIETLDKCAKLWLNREYSQKHIDALATITNQSPQLVAYELEGSMSMLLRENIEKEILEELGDSDVLDNWAETSYGYCHRQPRGLIFHNVSGNAFIVIPVSISMGLLSKNCNIVKVSGDEPYFAYAFYQSLCEIDSSIKDRLSVTYFDSSSSNIYETLVKESDCVVHWGGAYSGGIMAGLCAKHQTHLIMHGPKISFEVIDEEKDLEVVAQNIGSDIVFWEQKACLSPRIIFINKDIDRIFFASELAKSLENLSSVLPKAYLNPWNSVKTIQDRQYCLLKYGLKNETKVYSSKNADYTVVLNETLPDKEDIDRCFNRFIFVSPYESKEELYNYVEKNIKDYLQTMGYNGSDIEIIENMTQLGVSIVTKPGFMSRHYPGTSHDGMFNLQEMTYVVSRQL, encoded by the coding sequence ATGAGAATTGAATATACAGTAGGAAAGACAATTTTAGAAAAAGATATAAATGGGTTAAAGCTAGAATTAAATTGTACAGATGAAGAACAGATAATTAGCGAGATAAAAAGACTTAATTCAAATAAGAAAGCCGCTCATGATATATCTACAGAAAGAACTATAGAAACTTTAGATAAATGTGCTAAACTATGGCTAAATAGAGAATATTCTCAGAAACATATTGATGCTTTGGCTACAATAACCAATCAAAGTCCTCAACTTGTAGCCTATGAACTTGAAGGAAGTATGTCAATGCTTTTAAGAGAGAACATTGAAAAAGAAATTTTAGAAGAACTAGGTGATAGTGATGTACTTGATAATTGGGCAGAAACAAGCTATGGGTATTGCCATAGACAACCTAGAGGATTAATTTTCCATAACGTATCTGGCAATGCATTCATCGTAATACCTGTAAGTATTTCTATGGGCTTATTATCAAAGAATTGTAATATAGTTAAAGTATCAGGAGATGAACCATATTTTGCATATGCTTTTTATCAAAGTCTATGCGAAATTGATAGCAGTATAAAGGATAGACTTTCAGTAACTTATTTTGATAGTTCCTCCTCAAATATATATGAAACTTTAGTAAAAGAAAGTGATTGTGTAGTACATTGGGGCGGAGCATATTCTGGCGGAATAATGGCTGGATTATGTGCTAAACATCAAACACATCTTATTATGCATGGTCCTAAAATTAGTTTCGAGGTAATAGATGAAGAAAAAGACTTGGAAGTTGTTGCCCAAAATATAGGAAGCGATATTGTATTTTGGGAACAAAAGGCTTGTTTATCTCCAAGAATTATTTTTATAAATAAAGATATAGACAGGATTTTTTTTGCTTCTGAGCTTGCTAAGTCCCTAGAGAATTTATCAAGTGTTTTACCTAAAGCATACTTGAATCCATGGAACTCAGTAAAAACAATACAAGATAGGCAATATTGCTTATTGAAATATGGCCTAAAAAATGAAACAAAAGTATATTCTTCAAAGAATGCTGACTATACAGTAGTTTTAAATGAAACATTACCAGATAAAGAAGATATAGATAGATGCTTTAATAGATTTATTTTTGTTAGCCCTTATGAAAGTAAGGAAGAACTTTATAATTATGTAGAAAAAAACATTAAAGATTACCTTCAAACTATGGGTTATAATGGATCTGATATTGAAATTATTGAAAACATGACTCAACTTGGAGTAAGCATTGTAACTAAGCCGGGGTTTATGTCTAGGCACTATCCAGGCACATCTCATGATGGAATGTTTAATTTACAAGAAATGACTTATGTAGTAAGCAGGCAGCTGTAA
- a CDS encoding acyl-protein synthetase has product MSKYNYFKDFRSNVINQYEQCSAYKLLCDNESYNPSRDLNTKEDINHVPFIATTLFKKSSGLYSNLLRINTKNLEKWTVSSSTSGDPSVVGRNLPDLLKIQELMRCDKKTLRPRFDYECVFYPEPEVMRMHNSENLCDKPTESYIGNLLDLFDFGKSTLFLLKPFEGNFQVDIDEFEKFITNHNNKEDYLLVGGSTLIFYNTIQYLIDKMEPVNLGKNVLIHTGGGGWDGRKGSVNIGNKIERWRFVETVSRFLGVPEENFIDSYSFTENSFVITGHYSKKHKDYLFHVPSWGRVIIRDVKTLNPLNKVGNKGFIQVLNAYGTDTFAGASVLVDDIGEIVSTNRCPDCGKDEMTIKILGRVKGAEAKGCGATLNVSGGKK; this is encoded by the coding sequence ATGAGTAAATATAATTATTTTAAAGATTTTAGAAGTAATGTTATAAATCAATATGAGCAATGCAGTGCATATAAGTTGCTTTGTGACAATGAATCATACAATCCAAGCAGAGATCTAAATACAAAAGAGGATATTAATCATGTTCCTTTTATTGCGACCACCCTTTTTAAAAAGTCATCAGGGCTATATTCAAATCTTCTTAGAATAAATACAAAGAATCTTGAAAAGTGGACAGTTTCTAGTAGTACAAGCGGAGATCCTAGTGTAGTTGGAAGAAATCTTCCAGATCTTTTAAAAATCCAGGAATTGATGCGTTGCGATAAAAAGACACTTCGACCTCGATTTGATTATGAATGTGTTTTTTATCCAGAACCAGAAGTAATGAGAATGCATAATAGTGAGAATTTGTGTGATAAACCAACAGAGTCCTATATTGGAAACCTCCTTGATTTATTTGATTTTGGTAAAAGTACACTTTTCTTATTAAAGCCTTTTGAAGGTAATTTCCAAGTAGATATAGATGAATTTGAGAAGTTTATTACTAATCATAATAATAAAGAAGATTATCTTTTAGTTGGAGGGTCCACCCTAATATTTTATAATACTATTCAATATTTAATTGATAAAATGGAGCCTGTTAACCTTGGAAAGAATGTTTTAATTCATACTGGAGGAGGTGGTTGGGATGGTAGAAAGGGATCTGTAAATATTGGGAATAAAATTGAGAGATGGAGATTTGTAGAAACTGTATCACGTTTTCTCGGAGTACCAGAAGAAAATTTTATTGATTCATATTCTTTTACAGAAAATAGTTTCGTTATAACAGGTCATTATTCAAAGAAGCATAAGGATTACCTCTTCCATGTACCTAGCTGGGGAAGAGTAATCATAAGAGATGTAAAGACTCTTAATCCATTAAATAAAGTTGGAAACAAAGGATTTATTCAAGTATTAAATGCATATGGTACTGATACTTTTGCAGGTGCATCCGTGCTTGTAGATGATATTGGAGAAATAGTTTCTACAAATAGATGCCCAGATTGTGGCAAAGATGAAATGACCATAAAAATTCTTGGAAGAGTTAAAGGAGCAGAGGCTAAAGGCTGTGGTGCAACACTTAATGTATCAGGGGGTAAAAAATGA
- a CDS encoding ATP-binding protein — protein sequence MFYIVLTIIITLVSAVSIYNIFEVRRSIDNVELDSYKIVDSSNNMDECIDNQLKAIFQNDYQNSVNLFYDNNQKFYMYFNTESARVTNLNEKILMNKINTNYLKFVKLYSQIDTKTNTIDSIKTYNSSIILSANDVKKDLRDIVEIRKKTIIKDKIKVKQVSFFCICFNLLSIPIIIIGFIISIFYINRALKPIRALIRTIQSVKNGDLSTQAPVFYNDEIGTLATEFNEMTRKLFEYEKSSKGSLMAEKNRSLTIVKSIPDPIIVLDVNFRIMLLNKSCENFFNIKENEVVNTHFLDSIRNFDLYDHVFSVINNLQNEEKTIKVSTKGKTYFFNTTVNPIKDSSLGIDGVVILMKNVTELKQLEKIKIDFIDTVSHEFKTPLTSIMIGIELIHDKHIGKLNEKQVTVLDTIKEDGEKLSDLVTNLLRLSRIQSDRTIFNIKPCNIKNIIENCCKSYEAQAKSLGIKMNYEQKKLPLVLGDKEKLEWLLNNLVSNSFKHSNLGDVISIGSYLKNNMVHLFVKDTGEGMPTEYKDKVFEKFVQIKSNDYWSGSVGLGLSIAKEIVDAHKGTIWCESELDVGSIFTFTLPISRNKKGRAL from the coding sequence GTGTTTTACATAGTTCTAACTATAATTATTACTTTAGTTAGTGCTGTATCAATTTATAATATATTTGAAGTAAGAAGATCCATAGATAATGTTGAACTGGATAGTTACAAAATTGTAGATTCATCAAATAATATGGATGAATGCATTGATAATCAACTTAAAGCAATATTTCAAAATGATTACCAAAATAGCGTTAATTTATTTTATGACAACAATCAAAAATTTTATATGTATTTTAATACGGAAAGTGCCCGAGTTACAAATCTAAATGAGAAGATATTAATGAATAAAATCAATACAAACTATCTTAAATTTGTAAAACTCTATTCTCAAATTGATACAAAAACCAATACCATTGATTCTATTAAAACTTATAATTCATCAATAATTTTATCTGCTAATGATGTGAAAAAAGACCTAAGAGATATTGTTGAAATTAGAAAAAAAACTATAATTAAAGATAAAATTAAAGTTAAGCAGGTTAGCTTTTTTTGTATTTGCTTTAATCTATTATCTATTCCCATAATAATAATAGGCTTTATTATATCTATTTTTTATATAAATCGGGCACTGAAGCCTATAAGAGCTCTTATCCGTACTATTCAATCCGTTAAAAATGGGGATTTAAGCACTCAAGCTCCCGTATTTTATAACGATGAAATAGGAACGCTTGCTACTGAATTTAATGAAATGACTAGAAAGCTTTTTGAATATGAAAAAAGTAGTAAAGGTTCTTTAATGGCAGAGAAAAATAGGTCTCTTACTATAGTTAAAAGTATTCCTGATCCAATAATAGTGCTGGATGTGAATTTTAGAATCATGCTTCTTAATAAGTCCTGTGAAAATTTTTTTAATATTAAAGAAAATGAAGTGGTTAACACACATTTTTTAGATAGTATTCGAAATTTTGATCTTTATGATCATGTTTTTTCAGTAATTAATAACTTGCAAAATGAAGAGAAAACTATAAAAGTGTCTACAAAGGGAAAAACATATTTTTTTAATACTACAGTAAATCCAATTAAAGATAGTAGTTTAGGAATAGATGGTGTAGTTATTTTGATGAAAAATGTTACTGAATTAAAACAATTAGAAAAAATAAAGATAGATTTTATTGATACTGTATCTCATGAATTTAAAACTCCGCTTACCTCAATTATGATTGGTATTGAACTTATTCATGATAAACATATTGGCAAGCTCAATGAAAAACAAGTAACAGTGTTAGACACCATAAAAGAAGATGGTGAAAAACTTTCAGATTTAGTGACTAATCTTCTTCGGTTATCTCGTATTCAATCTGATAGAACTATTTTTAATATTAAACCTTGTAATATTAAAAATATTATAGAAAATTGTTGTAAATCCTATGAGGCACAAGCAAAATCTCTGGGTATTAAAATGAACTATGAACAAAAGAAACTTCCTCTTGTCCTTGGTGACAAGGAAAAATTAGAATGGCTGTTAAATAACCTAGTCTCAAACTCCTTTAAACATTCTAATTTAGGAGATGTGATATCCATAGGTTCTTATTTGAAAAACAATATGGTTCATTTATTTGTCAAAGACACTGGTGAAGGAATGCCAACCGAATATAAAGATAAAGTTTTTGAGAAATTCGTGCAAATTAAAAGTAATGATTATTGGTCTGGGAGCGTAGGTCTTGGACTTTCTATTGCCAAGGAAATAGTGGATGCCCATAAGGGAACTATATGGTGTGAAAGTGAACTTGATGTGGGTAGTATCTTTACATTTACCCTTCCTATTTCTAG